One Micromonospora sp. FIMYZ51 genomic window carries:
- a CDS encoding RRQRL motif-containing zinc-binding protein, giving the protein MTTYYDPTGTRFGFPTYPYRMAPNGLATLRQLRAAGLRPGGNDPVAQILWRRGKRVAYLYRLDLAKPKRTATPAQREAIGKALRARRTCAVCGLVQPYYIPHRYGCCLDCHEGDS; this is encoded by the coding sequence GTGACCACTTACTACGACCCGACCGGCACCCGCTTCGGGTTCCCCACCTACCCCTACCGGATGGCACCCAACGGGCTCGCCACCCTGCGGCAGCTTCGCGCTGCCGGTCTGCGTCCCGGCGGGAATGACCCCGTCGCCCAGATCCTCTGGCGGCGCGGTAAGCGCGTCGCCTACCTCTACCGCCTCGACCTGGCCAAGCCCAAGCGCACCGCTACCCCCGCGCAACGAGAGGCGATCGGCAAGGCACTGCGTGCCCGCCGTACCTGCGCCGTCTGTGGCCTGGTCCAGCCCTACTACATCCCGCACCGCTACGGCTGCTGCCTCGACTGCCACGAAGGAGACTCCTGA
- a CDS encoding FtsK/SpoIIIE domain-containing protein: protein MTTAPAPTAGIPVGPGLSMFDPIFVGIDEFGQPVYITLAYRNLLAGGEPGGGKSGLLNTIAAHAALSADSRLVLLDGKLVELGQWEDCADAFIGPDITAALDVLRRLQQVMNNRYAWLRAHGRRKVTALDGLSVITVLVDEIAFYSATIGGKQEQEEFVALLRDLVARGRAAGIPVVAATQRPSFDIIPTSLRDLFGYRAAFRCTTPNSSNIVLGHGWAEQGYTATDIAPTNQGAAYLIAEGGTPRRIKVAYLTDAQIAGIADYAAWTRRPTRSSDPTGSRLDWGTAA, encoded by the coding sequence ATGACTACGGCACCCGCCCCGACCGCCGGCATTCCGGTGGGGCCTGGCCTGTCGATGTTCGACCCGATCTTCGTCGGCATCGACGAGTTCGGCCAGCCTGTCTACATCACCCTGGCCTATCGCAACCTGCTCGCCGGCGGTGAACCCGGCGGCGGTAAGTCCGGCCTACTCAACACCATCGCGGCCCACGCCGCTCTCTCGGCTGACTCCCGCCTCGTCCTGCTCGACGGCAAGCTCGTCGAACTCGGCCAGTGGGAAGACTGCGCCGACGCCTTCATCGGCCCCGACATCACCGCCGCGCTCGACGTCCTCCGACGCCTACAGCAGGTGATGAACAACCGGTACGCGTGGCTGCGCGCCCACGGGCGTCGCAAGGTCACCGCTCTCGACGGCCTCTCCGTCATCACCGTCCTGGTCGACGAGATCGCCTTCTACTCCGCCACCATCGGCGGCAAGCAGGAACAGGAAGAGTTCGTCGCTCTCCTACGGGACCTGGTCGCCCGAGGCCGTGCCGCCGGCATCCCCGTCGTCGCCGCCACCCAGCGACCGTCGTTCGACATCATCCCCACCAGCCTGCGGGACCTGTTCGGCTACCGCGCCGCGTTCCGCTGCACCACCCCCAACAGCTCCAACATCGTCCTCGGCCACGGATGGGCCGAGCAGGGCTACACCGCCACCGACATCGCCCCCACCAACCAGGGCGCCGCGTACCTCATCGCCGAAGGCGGCACTCCCCGCCGCATCAAGGTCGCCTACCTGACCGACGCCCAGATTGCCGGCATCGCCGACTACGCCGCCTGGACTCGTCGTCCCACCCGCTCATCCGACCCGACCGGATCTCGACTCGATTGGGGAACCGCCGCATGA
- a CDS encoding XRE family transcriptional regulator, which translates to MPNDRLRDAILRNGLTPVVVAERIGVDPKTVERWITQDRTPYPRHRHAIAAMVREDVPYLWPDAVSPEKASKIGQSEMVQLYSRRSSVPYDLWRRLIERAETRIDVLAYAGLFLLEQDPRLVDVLRQKGAGGVAVTILLGNPDSAAIERRSIEEGAPGVMAAKIRQVQQSYKHLDGAPGVTVLYHETTLYNSIYRFDDEMLVNTHVYGFPAPHAPVMHLRRLNGGDLFGTYADSFDRVLSASKPLPVGEVAA; encoded by the coding sequence ATGCCGAACGACCGGCTACGCGATGCCATCCTGCGCAACGGCCTGACTCCCGTCGTCGTGGCCGAGCGGATCGGAGTCGACCCGAAGACCGTGGAACGGTGGATCACGCAGGACCGGACGCCGTACCCCCGCCACCGGCACGCGATCGCGGCGATGGTGCGTGAGGATGTGCCGTACCTGTGGCCCGACGCGGTGAGTCCGGAGAAGGCGTCGAAGATCGGTCAGAGTGAGATGGTCCAGCTCTACTCCCGGCGATCCTCCGTGCCGTACGACCTATGGCGGCGACTGATCGAACGGGCCGAAACCCGGATTGATGTGCTGGCCTACGCCGGCCTTTTCCTGTTGGAGCAAGACCCGAGGCTCGTTGACGTCCTGCGTCAAAAAGGCGCCGGTGGTGTCGCAGTGACGATCCTGCTCGGGAACCCGGACAGCGCCGCAATCGAGCGGAGAAGCATCGAGGAGGGTGCGCCCGGCGTGATGGCCGCGAAGATTCGTCAGGTGCAGCAGTCGTACAAGCACCTTGACGGCGCACCCGGAGTGACGGTGCTCTACCACGAGACGACGCTGTACAACTCGATCTACCGGTTCGACGATGAGATGCTGGTCAACACGCACGTCTACGGCTTCCCGGCCCCACACGCGCCAGTGATGCACCTCCGCCGGCTCAACGGTGGCGACCTGTTCGGCACATACGCCGACAGCTTCGACCGCGTCCTGTCCGCCTCGAAGCCGCTGCCAGTCGGTGAGGTGGCAGCCTAG
- a CDS encoding NUDIX domain-containing protein produces the protein MARTEHYHDPNAPKANSIVVAVSVFVRDEQGRVLLIQRTDNGLWSLPGGGQEIGESVAETAARETREETGISVEVTGLVGVYSDPGHVVAYSDGEVRQQFSLCFRAVPVGGTPTPSDESSDVRWVARDELDALDIHPSTLLRISHGYEDRAEPYIG, from the coding sequence ATGGCGAGAACCGAGCACTACCACGACCCGAACGCGCCGAAGGCCAACAGCATCGTCGTGGCCGTCTCCGTCTTCGTCCGCGACGAGCAAGGCCGGGTGCTGCTCATCCAACGCACCGACAACGGCCTGTGGTCACTGCCTGGCGGCGGCCAGGAGATCGGCGAATCGGTCGCCGAGACAGCGGCCCGAGAGACCCGCGAAGAGACCGGCATCAGCGTCGAGGTGACCGGCCTAGTGGGCGTCTACTCCGACCCAGGCCACGTCGTTGCCTACTCAGACGGCGAGGTACGACAGCAGTTCTCGCTCTGCTTCCGAGCCGTCCCCGTCGGCGGCACCCCGACCCCGAGTGACGAGTCAAGCGACGTTCGATGGGTGGCCCGCGACGAGCTGGATGCGCTCGACATCCACCCGTCGACCCTGCTCCGCATCAGCCACGGCTACGAGGACCGCGCCGAGCCCTACATAGGCTGA
- a CDS encoding HD domain-containing protein translates to MADLVDTAREVARHLLEIPLPRRWSHVQAVAAKADRVSTAVPVEDRAVLVASAWLHDVGYSPDLVDTGFHSLDGGRWLRRERFNERIAALVAHHSCAWLEAEERGLGEILAAEFPREETAVTDALCFSDMTTGPDGQDFEVLERLAEIRSRYGPEHLVTRFIGRAEPEMVAAVQRTQQRLVGSVSQPM, encoded by the coding sequence ATGGCCGACCTCGTCGACACCGCTCGGGAAGTTGCGCGGCATCTGCTGGAGATTCCGCTACCTCGTCGGTGGAGTCACGTCCAAGCGGTGGCCGCCAAGGCGGACCGGGTCAGCACTGCCGTACCGGTCGAGGATCGTGCGGTGCTCGTGGCCTCGGCGTGGCTGCATGACGTGGGTTACAGCCCGGATCTGGTCGACACCGGCTTTCACTCGCTCGACGGGGGCCGCTGGCTGCGGCGGGAGCGGTTCAACGAGCGGATTGCTGCCCTGGTGGCTCACCACTCCTGCGCCTGGCTGGAAGCGGAGGAGCGTGGACTCGGTGAGATCCTGGCCGCCGAGTTCCCTCGGGAGGAAACCGCGGTAACAGACGCGCTCTGCTTCTCAGACATGACGACCGGGCCGGACGGGCAGGACTTCGAGGTGTTGGAGCGGCTGGCCGAGATTCGGTCGCGGTACGGGCCGGAGCACCTGGTTACCCGGTTCATCGGCCGGGCGGAACCGGAGATGGTCGCCGCTGTGCAGCGGACTCAACAACGGCTTGTTGGCAGCGTCTCTCAGCCTATGTAG
- a CDS encoding PmeII family type II restriction endonuclease produces the protein MTQEQRSTIPPESAEIVAAVRELAGVPTGTGPDDAHLVAGVRGFAEAFHYWYTRVIRESVPDYRNLIIKRINPFIRRIQLDGLAAPDAARRLVEDYDSRNFVTAGGWALEALASDGSPDAQKSAAEGIDLQRFDPLTGDHHLYVLKSGLVTRNSDIVKALKRNSRQAEKLLRQGRSTGAVHANWAVVAGKTSSTYEDGVNRPSSAEFWGEVFGLDEVQAVDLALAMAAVAGQMIKNDASQHLQALQLLVGDYIADRSENLIVDWEFLARRNMQTPDNWRAEDKARHVRALKRLAATGYVLTPKIPRTRTGSSDND, from the coding sequence TTGACGCAAGAGCAAAGGTCGACGATACCGCCTGAGTCGGCTGAAATTGTCGCTGCTGTACGAGAGCTTGCCGGCGTTCCTACGGGCACCGGTCCCGATGACGCTCACCTTGTCGCTGGAGTAAGAGGGTTCGCAGAGGCGTTCCACTACTGGTACACCCGCGTCATCCGTGAGTCGGTGCCCGACTACAGGAACCTCATCATCAAACGGATTAACCCGTTCATCCGGAGGATCCAACTGGACGGGCTGGCCGCGCCCGATGCCGCGCGACGGCTGGTGGAGGACTACGACAGCCGCAACTTCGTCACTGCTGGAGGTTGGGCACTGGAGGCGTTGGCCAGCGACGGAAGTCCCGATGCCCAGAAGTCGGCTGCGGAGGGCATCGACCTCCAGAGGTTCGACCCTCTTACCGGGGACCACCACCTGTACGTCCTCAAGAGCGGGCTAGTCACACGAAACAGCGACATCGTAAAGGCCCTCAAGCGGAACTCACGGCAAGCTGAGAAGCTGCTGCGCCAGGGACGAAGCACCGGGGCGGTGCACGCTAACTGGGCCGTAGTGGCGGGCAAGACGTCTAGCACCTACGAAGACGGCGTGAATCGGCCGTCGTCTGCGGAATTCTGGGGTGAAGTCTTCGGCTTGGACGAGGTCCAGGCGGTAGACCTGGCGTTGGCGATGGCTGCGGTAGCTGGTCAAATGATCAAGAACGACGCGAGCCAACACCTGCAAGCTCTCCAGTTGCTCGTCGGAGACTACATCGCCGACCGAAGCGAGAACCTCATTGTGGATTGGGAGTTCCTTGCCCGCCGCAACATGCAGACGCCGGACAACTGGAGGGCGGAGGACAAGGCGAGACACGTCCGTGCTCTTAAACGACTGGCAGCTACCGGCTATGTTCTTACACCTAAGATCCCCCGGACGAGGACAGGATCGTCGGATAATGACTGA
- a CDS encoding DNA cytosine methyltransferase: MSTTLRQPDEGTEFMSRGPQPGRDVVSLFSGAGGLDLGLEWAGWNIVAQVEMDADCVGTLQRQAKNRELPTLVLDRRLEDIDPVQLRNDLGFKLGELPLLAGGPPCQPFTTSGRRQGLSDARATTLFPAYLTWVDAFDPQFLLIENVDGMLSAALQHRPLVERGPRWPMDAPLEERKGSFLKWLLDQLRLRGYALSWGVAEAADYGVPQMRQRCVLIAAKGTVPCWLPRPTFGTPEQPFKSLREALQGIDDLGPVMPISERKKAVYRHIPPGGNWRSLPDALQRETMGRAYHATGGKSGWWRRLSWDSPAPTILGMPDHSSTALIHPDELRCLSVNECAAAQSFPAGTEFVGGFRSQYQQVGNAVPPLLGKALGAQLLRFASGEREDEPPVPAWRQSSANRRPGTHGWTLANGYHLHVPIRPDHVWAAYDVETPVDARAKVDDTA, from the coding sequence GTGTCCACCACCCTGCGCCAGCCAGACGAAGGGACCGAGTTCATGAGCCGGGGACCGCAACCAGGTCGCGACGTGGTCTCTCTGTTCTCAGGAGCGGGCGGGCTCGATCTTGGGCTTGAGTGGGCAGGCTGGAACATCGTCGCCCAGGTCGAGATGGACGCTGACTGCGTGGGCACCCTCCAGAGGCAGGCAAAGAACCGTGAGCTGCCGACATTGGTTCTTGATCGCCGACTCGAAGACATCGACCCCGTCCAGCTCCGTAACGATCTCGGCTTCAAGCTGGGAGAGCTTCCTCTCCTAGCAGGCGGTCCCCCATGCCAGCCCTTCACCACGTCCGGCCGTCGGCAGGGACTGTCCGACGCGCGAGCAACCACTCTTTTCCCCGCCTACCTCACTTGGGTTGATGCCTTCGATCCGCAGTTCCTCTTGATCGAGAACGTTGACGGCATGCTGTCAGCGGCACTCCAGCACCGCCCTTTGGTTGAGCGGGGGCCGCGGTGGCCGATGGACGCGCCACTGGAGGAGCGGAAGGGCTCCTTCCTCAAGTGGCTGCTCGACCAACTTCGACTTCGCGGCTATGCCCTGAGCTGGGGAGTCGCCGAGGCAGCTGACTACGGCGTTCCGCAGATGCGCCAACGGTGCGTCCTAATCGCAGCCAAGGGCACCGTCCCGTGCTGGCTGCCCCGGCCGACCTTCGGCACCCCGGAACAGCCGTTCAAGTCTCTCCGGGAGGCGCTCCAAGGGATCGATGATCTCGGGCCCGTCATGCCAATCAGCGAGCGGAAGAAGGCCGTCTACCGTCACATCCCCCCAGGAGGCAACTGGCGAAGTCTCCCTGATGCTCTCCAGCGCGAGACGATGGGACGCGCGTACCACGCCACCGGCGGCAAGAGCGGGTGGTGGCGGCGGCTGTCGTGGGATTCACCTGCGCCAACAATCCTCGGGATGCCAGACCACTCAAGCACCGCCCTGATCCATCCCGACGAGCTTCGGTGCCTGTCAGTCAACGAATGCGCCGCCGCTCAAAGCTTCCCGGCAGGTACCGAGTTCGTCGGTGGCTTCCGCAGTCAGTACCAGCAGGTTGGCAACGCCGTACCACCGCTGCTCGGCAAAGCACTTGGGGCGCAGCTCCTTCGGTTCGCTTCCGGGGAGCGGGAGGATGAACCACCGGTTCCGGCTTGGCGCCAAAGTTCGGCCAACCGCAGACCTGGCACGCATGGCTGGACGCTGGCCAACGGCTACCATCTTCACGTTCCGATTCGCCCGGACCACGTGTGGGCCGCGTACGACGTGGAGACGCCTGTTGACGCAAGAGCAAAGGTCGACGATACCGCCTGA
- a CDS encoding type II toxin-antitoxin system VapC family toxin, translating into MSLVVLDTDVASAILRGRLHDRLRARLAGKTLCITFVTLGELTKWTVLRSWGPRKLADLAQWRSGVVLLPFDEAVATTWGQLQARAQHRGRPRPTNDSWIAACCLVDRLPLATFNGKDYADFAEYDGLRLFDVS; encoded by the coding sequence GTGAGCCTGGTCGTCCTGGACACCGACGTGGCGTCGGCGATCCTGCGGGGTCGCCTGCATGACCGGCTTCGTGCCCGGCTGGCGGGTAAGACACTGTGCATCACATTCGTCACGCTCGGCGAGCTGACCAAGTGGACCGTGCTGCGGAGCTGGGGGCCACGCAAGCTGGCTGACCTCGCGCAGTGGCGGTCTGGTGTGGTGCTGCTGCCCTTCGACGAGGCGGTGGCGACCACCTGGGGCCAACTCCAGGCGCGGGCGCAGCATCGGGGGCGTCCCCGCCCGACGAACGACTCCTGGATCGCGGCCTGCTGCCTGGTCGACCGGCTGCCGCTGGCGACCTTCAACGGCAAGGACTACGCCGACTTCGCCGAGTACGACGGCCTACGCCTGTTCGACGTCTCGTAG
- the ssd gene encoding septum site-determining protein Ssd: MPSRTSVPPHRRPPLVVTADGDLLDDLLRLAAAGGVEVEVAADPAAARTRWQPAPLVLVGSDQAQPCLRARLPRRSRLVLVGRASDMEPGWQVADLLGAEHVAILPAAEPWLVDQFAECVVDGAATARVVAVLGGRGGAGASILAGGLAVTAARARLRTLLLDADPLGGGLDLVLGWEQLEGLRWPALTGADGRVDAPALVRALPSRGDLVVLSWDRGDLLAVPAEAMAATLDAARRGREFVVVDLPRQLDDAAVTALQAADRVFVMVPAELRATAAAARVVAVAAPHCQDLSVIVRGPAPGRLRAAEVGRALGLPVAGTLRPEPALCRGLERGEAPAASGRGPLAELCQRIVADLTGQASVGAA, encoded by the coding sequence ATGCCATCCCGTACCTCCGTCCCGCCGCACCGGCGACCACCACTGGTCGTCACGGCCGATGGTGACCTGCTCGACGACCTGCTCCGGCTCGCCGCCGCCGGCGGTGTCGAGGTGGAGGTTGCCGCCGATCCGGCAGCCGCCCGTACCCGTTGGCAGCCGGCCCCGCTGGTGCTCGTCGGCAGCGACCAGGCGCAGCCCTGCCTACGGGCGCGGCTGCCCCGACGGTCCCGACTGGTGCTGGTCGGGCGGGCCAGCGACATGGAGCCCGGATGGCAGGTCGCGGACCTGCTCGGCGCCGAACACGTCGCCATTCTGCCGGCCGCCGAGCCGTGGCTGGTCGACCAGTTCGCCGAATGCGTGGTCGACGGCGCGGCAACGGCTCGGGTCGTCGCCGTGCTGGGCGGCCGAGGCGGTGCCGGGGCGAGCATCCTGGCCGGCGGACTCGCCGTCACCGCCGCTCGGGCCCGGCTGCGTACCCTCCTGCTCGACGCCGACCCGCTCGGTGGCGGTCTCGACCTGGTGCTCGGCTGGGAGCAGTTGGAGGGGCTGCGGTGGCCGGCCCTGACCGGTGCCGACGGGCGGGTGGACGCCCCGGCCCTGGTCCGGGCGCTGCCCAGCCGAGGCGACCTGGTGGTCCTCTCCTGGGACCGGGGCGACCTGCTCGCGGTACCGGCCGAGGCGATGGCGGCCACCCTGGACGCGGCCCGACGTGGCCGGGAGTTCGTGGTGGTCGACCTGCCCCGGCAGCTCGACGACGCGGCCGTCACCGCGCTCCAGGCGGCCGACCGGGTCTTCGTGATGGTGCCGGCCGAGCTGCGGGCGACCGCTGCGGCGGCCCGGGTGGTCGCGGTCGCCGCACCCCACTGTCAGGACCTCTCGGTCATCGTCCGAGGCCCGGCACCTGGGCGGCTGCGCGCGGCCGAGGTGGGCCGGGCACTCGGCCTGCCGGTGGCCGGCACCCTGCGCCCGGAGCCGGCGCTCTGTCGTGGGCTGGAGCGGGGCGAGGCGCCGGCTGCCAGCGGGCGGGGCCCGCTCGCCGAGCTCTGCCAGCGGATCGTCGCCGACCTGACCGGCCAGGCTTCGGTCGGTGCGGCATGA
- a CDS encoding TadA family conjugal transfer-associated ATPase, producing MTGETLAARVRQRIAAAATPVTPAAIVSAVRAESEAAVLGDTALLRMADQVRDDLVGAGPLAPLLADPEVTDVLVNGNRVWVDRGQGLHQVPVPVGTVDDVRRLAQRLTAGAGRRLDDGSPYADARLADGTRLHAVLPPVATDGPYLSLRTFRQRPFTLDELVAQGAVARPVAPVLAAVVAARLAYLVIGGTGSGKTTLLNTLLGLVPATERIVLVEDAAELGPVHPHVVGLQARTVNVEGSGAVGLSELVRQALRMRPDRLVVGECRGGEVVDLLAALNTGHDGGAGTLHANAPSDVPARLEALGMLGGLPRPALHAQLASALQVVFHIRRTPQGRMLESICLLLPEGPERLVTTVPAWIRGGGIGLAARALGTLIRSRDVPVPPILCEPWPESERRS from the coding sequence ATGACCGGGGAGACGCTCGCCGCCCGGGTGCGGCAGCGCATCGCCGCCGCCGCGACGCCGGTCACCCCGGCCGCGATCGTTTCCGCGGTACGCGCGGAGTCCGAAGCCGCCGTCCTCGGCGACACCGCCCTGCTGCGCATGGCCGACCAGGTACGCGACGACCTGGTGGGTGCCGGCCCGCTCGCCCCCCTGCTCGCGGATCCAGAGGTGACCGACGTGCTGGTAAACGGCAACCGGGTGTGGGTCGATCGTGGGCAGGGGCTGCACCAGGTCCCGGTACCGGTGGGCACCGTGGACGACGTCCGCCGGCTCGCGCAACGACTCACCGCCGGTGCCGGTCGCCGTCTGGACGACGGATCACCGTACGCGGACGCGCGACTCGCCGACGGTACGCGCCTGCACGCCGTACTGCCGCCGGTGGCGACCGACGGGCCGTACCTGTCGTTGCGTACCTTCCGGCAACGTCCCTTCACCCTGGACGAGTTGGTCGCGCAGGGTGCGGTGGCCCGGCCGGTCGCACCGGTGCTCGCTGCGGTGGTGGCGGCCCGGCTCGCGTACCTGGTGATCGGCGGCACCGGTTCCGGCAAGACGACGCTGCTGAACACGCTGCTCGGGTTGGTGCCGGCCACCGAACGGATCGTGCTGGTCGAGGACGCCGCCGAACTGGGTCCGGTGCATCCGCACGTGGTCGGATTGCAGGCCCGCACGGTGAACGTCGAGGGTTCCGGCGCGGTCGGCCTGAGCGAGCTGGTTCGGCAGGCGTTGCGGATGCGTCCGGACCGGCTGGTGGTGGGCGAGTGCCGAGGCGGGGAGGTGGTGGATCTTCTCGCGGCGCTCAACACGGGGCATGACGGTGGTGCCGGGACGCTGCACGCCAATGCGCCGTCGGACGTACCGGCCCGACTGGAGGCGCTCGGCATGCTCGGTGGGTTGCCGCGTCCGGCGTTGCACGCCCAACTGGCCTCGGCCCTCCAGGTGGTGTTCCACATTCGTCGTACGCCGCAGGGGCGGATGCTGGAGTCGATCTGCCTGCTGCTGCCGGAAGGTCCGGAACGACTGGTCACGACGGTCCCCGCCTGGATCCGAGGTGGTGGGATCGGCCTGGCGGCACGGGCGCTGGGCACTCTGATCCGAAGCCGTGACGTGCCGGTGCCACCGATCCTCTGCGAACCGTGGCCCGAATCGGAGCGCCGGTCATGA
- a CDS encoding type II secretion system F family protein, giving the protein MDTIRLAAGLVGVAVAVLIEGWAGLVAALPTVVLLDRLLRRIEHPAVRTRRLRATADLPLAADLLAAALRAGAPVERSVLAVADALGGPLAEQLNRVGRTLQLGGVPQEAWEHLATVPGGQRIGTAAVRSASSGAALAGALTRLADDLRADRAIAVEAAARRAGVLIVLPLGLCFLPAFILAGLVPVIVAVLGDVL; this is encoded by the coding sequence GTGGACACCATCCGGCTGGCCGCCGGACTGGTTGGGGTGGCCGTGGCCGTACTGATCGAGGGCTGGGCCGGCCTGGTGGCGGCGCTGCCCACCGTGGTGCTGCTGGACCGGTTGCTCCGTCGGATCGAACACCCGGCTGTGCGTACCCGGCGACTGCGGGCCACCGCAGACCTTCCGCTCGCCGCCGACCTGCTGGCGGCGGCGCTGCGAGCAGGTGCGCCGGTGGAGCGTTCGGTGCTCGCGGTGGCCGACGCGCTCGGCGGTCCACTGGCCGAGCAGCTCAACCGGGTCGGCCGGACGCTGCAACTCGGCGGCGTACCGCAGGAGGCATGGGAGCACCTGGCCACGGTGCCGGGCGGGCAGCGCATCGGCACCGCCGCCGTGCGGTCGGCCAGCAGCGGCGCGGCCCTGGCGGGTGCCCTGACCCGGCTCGCCGACGACCTTCGTGCGGACCGGGCCATCGCGGTCGAGGCGGCGGCCCGCCGGGCCGGGGTGTTGATCGTGCTGCCGCTGGGCCTGTGTTTTCTGCCGGCCTTCATTCTCGCCGGTCTGGTGCCGGTGATCGTCGCCGTCCTCGGCGACGTGCTGTGA
- a CDS encoding DUF4244 domain-containing protein, which translates to MNTAEYAVGTLAAVAFGGILLKVLTSDSVQSALAAVIDRALS; encoded by the coding sequence ATGAACACCGCTGAATACGCTGTCGGGACGCTTGCGGCCGTCGCCTTCGGCGGCATCCTGCTCAAGGTGCTGACCTCCGACAGCGTGCAGTCGGCCCTGGCCGCCGTCATCGACCGGGCGCTGAGTTGA
- a CDS encoding TadE family type IV pilus minor pilin: MSRSGKSATSFDRGSFTAEMAAGLPALLLLLLAGLTAVNAVSTKAACLDAAREAALAASRGGDGTLAGSQHAPSNAEVVVVLAGERVRATVRAPVRVLGGDLPAVTVTGVAVAVAEPGAPEPQP, encoded by the coding sequence GTGAGCCGGTCGGGGAAGTCGGCCACCTCGTTCGACCGGGGCTCGTTCACCGCCGAGATGGCGGCCGGCCTGCCGGCGCTGCTGTTGCTCCTGCTCGCCGGTCTGACCGCCGTCAACGCGGTCAGCACCAAGGCGGCCTGCCTGGACGCGGCACGGGAGGCGGCGCTCGCCGCCTCCCGGGGTGGAGACGGCACGCTTGCCGGCAGCCAGCACGCACCGTCGAACGCGGAGGTGGTCGTCGTGCTGGCGGGCGAACGGGTCCGGGCCACGGTGCGGGCACCGGTACGCGTGCTCGGCGGTGACCTGCCGGCGGTCACCGTGACTGGCGTGGCCGTGGCGGTGGCCGAGCCGGGCGCACCGGAGCCGCAGCCATGA
- a CDS encoding Rv3654c family TadE-like protein — protein sequence MSAIQDGAAGPTSLWTRRPASRPRPASRPRPASRQRPASRQRPASRQREGRQREGRQRGPDRERGGATICLLAVGLVFVLSGLFGAGVGAARMARQQARVAADFGALAGAARALQDESAVCNQAAEIVAANGARLIRCQLDGLDVLVTAELTVEPLPGLRRVATATSRAGPLRG from the coding sequence ATGAGCGCCATCCAAGACGGGGCCGCCGGCCCCACCTCCTTGTGGACGCGGCGACCCGCCAGCCGGCCTCGGCCGGCCAGCCGGCCTCGGCCGGCCAGCCGGCAGCGACCGGCCAGCCGGCAGCGGCCCGCCAGCCGGCAGCGGGAAGGACGGCAGCGGGAAGGACGGCAGCGGGGCCCGGACCGGGAGCGTGGCGGAGCCACCATCTGCCTGCTGGCAGTAGGGCTGGTGTTCGTGCTGAGTGGACTCTTCGGCGCGGGTGTTGGCGCGGCTCGGATGGCCCGCCAGCAGGCCCGGGTAGCCGCCGACTTCGGTGCCCTGGCCGGTGCCGCCCGCGCCCTTCAGGACGAGTCGGCGGTGTGCAACCAGGCCGCCGAGATCGTCGCCGCGAACGGTGCCCGGCTGATCCGGTGTCAGCTCGACGGACTCGACGTCCTGGTCACGGCAGAGCTGACCGTCGAGCCGTTGCCGGGGCTGCGGCGGGTCGCCACGGCAACCTCCCGTGCCGGTCCGCTGCGCGGCTGA